In Methanobacterium paludis, the following proteins share a genomic window:
- a CDS encoding tautomerase family protein yields MIENLAQNPGIGSSDITIVFLEPPKDNWSID; encoded by the coding sequence ATCATTGAGAATCTCGCTCAAAACCCGGGTATTGGAAGTTCGGATATCACTATAGTATTTTTAGAGCCACCAAAAGACAATTGGAGCATTGATTAA
- the thsA gene encoding thermosome subunit alpha: MAQYGGSGQQGQPILILPEGTNRLLGRDAQRMNIMAGKVLAETVRTTLGPKGMDKMLVDGLGDIVVTNDGVTILKEMDIEHPAAKMLVEVAKTQEDEVGDGTTTAVIIAGELLKKAEGLLDQDIHPTVIAMGYRQAAEKAQEILNVISIDADDRDTLLKVAMTAMTGKGTEKAREPLAELVVGAVKQVEENGDIDKDHIKLEKKDGASIDESTLVHGVIIDKERVHPGMPKKIEDANIALLNSAIEVKETEVDAEIRITDPAQMQAFIEQEEQMIRDMVNKIEDAGANVLFCQKGIDDLAQHYLSKAGIMAVRRVKKSDMEKLARATGAKVVTNIEDLTYDDLGEAGSVAEKKISNEDMIFVEECKDPKSVTLLIRGSTSHVVDEIERAVEDAIGVVAATVEDGKVVAGGGAAEIALAKGLKDYADTISGREQLAVAAFAEALEVVPKTLAENAGLDSIDSLVDLRSAHEKSLYMGLDVFKGEVRDMYKAGVIEPHRVKKQAIQSAAEAAEMILRIDDVIASTGAGKEPDMGGMEGMGGMGGMPPMM, translated from the coding sequence GTGGCACAGTACGGTGGCAGTGGTCAACAGGGCCAGCCAATATTAATATTACCTGAAGGTACTAACAGGCTTTTAGGAAGAGATGCTCAGAGAATGAACATAATGGCAGGTAAGGTACTTGCAGAGACAGTCAGAACAACATTAGGTCCAAAAGGAATGGACAAGATGCTTGTGGACGGTCTTGGGGACATTGTTGTAACAAACGACGGTGTAACCATACTTAAAGAGATGGACATTGAACATCCTGCAGCAAAAATGCTTGTAGAAGTTGCTAAAACTCAGGAAGATGAAGTGGGAGACGGAACAACCACAGCAGTTATTATCGCAGGGGAACTCCTCAAAAAAGCAGAAGGATTACTTGACCAGGACATACACCCAACAGTAATTGCAATGGGATACAGGCAGGCAGCTGAAAAAGCACAGGAAATCTTAAACGTTATATCAATTGACGCAGACGACCGGGACACTCTCCTGAAAGTTGCAATGACAGCAATGACAGGAAAAGGAACAGAAAAAGCAAGAGAACCATTAGCAGAACTTGTTGTCGGTGCAGTTAAACAGGTAGAAGAAAACGGCGACATAGACAAAGACCACATAAAACTCGAGAAAAAAGACGGTGCAAGCATAGACGAATCCACTTTAGTTCACGGTGTAATCATAGACAAAGAAAGAGTACACCCTGGAATGCCTAAAAAAATCGAAGATGCAAATATCGCACTTTTAAACAGCGCAATAGAAGTTAAAGAAACAGAAGTTGACGCAGAAATAAGGATAACAGACCCAGCACAGATGCAGGCTTTCATAGAACAGGAAGAACAGATGATAAGGGACATGGTCAACAAGATCGAAGACGCAGGCGCAAATGTTCTCTTCTGTCAGAAAGGAATAGATGACCTTGCTCAGCACTACCTTTCAAAAGCAGGAATCATGGCAGTCCGTAGGGTTAAAAAATCCGACATGGAAAAACTCGCAAGGGCAACCGGTGCAAAAGTCGTAACCAACATTGAAGACCTCACCTACGATGATCTTGGAGAAGCAGGATCCGTTGCAGAGAAAAAAATATCCAACGAAGACATGATCTTCGTAGAAGAATGCAAAGACCCAAAATCAGTCACACTACTCATTAGGGGTTCAACTTCCCATGTTGTTGATGAAATAGAAAGGGCAGTTGAAGATGCAATAGGTGTTGTAGCAGCCACAGTGGAAGACGGTAAAGTTGTAGCAGGTGGAGGCGCAGCAGAAATTGCATTAGCTAAAGGATTAAAAGACTACGCTGACACAATAAGTGGAAGGGAACAGCTTGCTGTAGCTGCATTTGCAGAAGCACTTGAAGTGGTTCCAAAAACACTCGCAGAAAACGCTGGACTCGACAGCATAGACTCACTTGTGGACCTACGCTCTGCACATGAAAAATCCCTTTACATGGGACTCGACGTCTTCAAAGGTGAAGTACGTGACATGTACAAAGCTGGAGTAATCGAACCACACCGGGTTAAAAAACAAGCTATACAGTCCGCAGCTGAAGCAGCTGAGATGATCTTAAGGATCGACGATGTTATAGCATCCACTGGTGCAGGAAAAGAGCCTGACATGGGTGGAATGGAAGGAATGGGCGGAATGGGCGGAATGCCTCCAATGATGTAA
- the acs gene encoding acetate--CoA ligase, protein MERDTSVLLDEKRIFTPDTETLERANVKDWEAEIEKGKDFKKYWAEKAEQFHWFKKWDTVLDDSNKPFYKWFEGGKINLAYNAVDRWIKTEKRNQVAILYVNERGHERKMTYYELYRRVNQFANGLKNMGVKKGDKVSMYLPMCPELIVSMLACTKIGAVHSVVYSGLSVGAFVERMNDARAKILITADGTFRRGKIIDLKKISDEAMLQCPTIETVIVVKHTGIPIEMSDLSGKEIFYERFMDEEPAECEPEPMDSEDPLFILYTSGSTGKPKGVLHTTAGYMVGVATTTNDIFDIHNDDLWWCTGDVGWITGHSYAIYGPLLLGTTTLIYEGAPDYPDPGAWWRIIEKYGVTKFYTAPTAIRHLMRFGSSYTRDYDLSSLKVLGTVGEPINPEAWMWFYKNVGKEKAPIMDTWWQTETGMHLIAPLPAAPLKPGSVTRPFPGIDADVVDEDGNPVPVGKGGYLVIKNPWPAMFRTLYEDEQRYLDVYWNQIPGVYKAGDMARKDENGYFWIQGRSDDVLKIAGHRIGTAEVESAFVSHPAVAEAAVIGKSDPIKGQVIKAFLILKENYVLKTKLIGDLKQHVRYELGPVAVLGEIVQVESLPKTRSGKIMRRVLKAKEAGEDIGDTSTLEE, encoded by the coding sequence ATGGAACGCGATACATCCGTTCTTCTAGACGAAAAACGGATCTTCACTCCGGATACGGAGACATTAGAAAGAGCCAATGTGAAAGATTGGGAAGCTGAAATTGAAAAAGGAAAAGATTTCAAGAAATATTGGGCTGAAAAAGCTGAGCAGTTCCATTGGTTTAAAAAATGGGACACAGTCCTTGATGACAGCAACAAACCCTTTTACAAATGGTTTGAAGGCGGCAAGATCAACCTGGCCTACAACGCCGTGGACAGATGGATAAAAACTGAAAAAAGAAACCAGGTTGCAATTCTTTACGTTAACGAACGTGGGCATGAAAGAAAAATGACATACTACGAACTTTATCGTAGAGTAAACCAGTTTGCAAATGGTTTAAAGAACATGGGTGTCAAAAAGGGAGACAAAGTTTCAATGTACCTTCCAATGTGCCCTGAGCTTATTGTATCAATGCTTGCGTGTACCAAGATCGGAGCAGTTCACAGTGTTGTTTACTCAGGACTCAGTGTTGGAGCTTTTGTTGAAAGAATGAATGATGCAAGGGCCAAAATCCTTATCACCGCAGATGGAACCTTCAGAAGAGGAAAGATCATAGATCTGAAAAAAATCTCAGACGAAGCCATGCTCCAGTGTCCTACTATAGAAACTGTAATTGTGGTAAAGCATACGGGCATCCCTATAGAAATGTCAGATTTAAGTGGAAAAGAAATATTCTACGAAAGGTTTATGGATGAAGAGCCAGCAGAATGTGAACCTGAACCAATGGACTCAGAGGATCCTCTTTTCATACTGTACACATCAGGAAGTACAGGAAAACCTAAAGGAGTGTTACACACAACTGCAGGTTACATGGTCGGGGTTGCAACAACAACCAACGACATATTTGACATACACAACGACGACCTCTGGTGGTGTACGGGTGATGTAGGATGGATTACAGGCCACAGCTATGCAATCTATGGTCCGTTACTTCTAGGTACAACTACTCTGATCTATGAAGGCGCACCCGACTACCCTGACCCTGGAGCATGGTGGAGAATAATAGAAAAGTATGGGGTTACAAAATTTTACACAGCCCCAACAGCAATCAGACATTTAATGAGATTTGGAAGTAGTTATACTCGTGATTATGATCTTTCATCTCTCAAAGTACTTGGAACAGTTGGTGAACCAATAAATCCTGAGGCCTGGATGTGGTTTTACAAGAACGTTGGAAAGGAAAAAGCACCGATAATGGACACATGGTGGCAGACGGAGACGGGAATGCATTTGATAGCGCCGTTACCTGCAGCGCCATTGAAACCAGGTTCAGTAACAAGACCATTCCCTGGAATTGATGCAGATGTTGTTGATGAAGACGGTAACCCAGTACCTGTTGGAAAAGGAGGATATCTTGTAATAAAGAATCCATGGCCTGCAATGTTCCGTACTTTGTATGAAGATGAACAAAGGTACCTTGATGTTTATTGGAACCAGATACCTGGAGTTTACAAAGCAGGAGATATGGCAAGGAAGGATGAAAACGGATACTTCTGGATCCAGGGAAGATCGGATGATGTCCTGAAGATAGCAGGTCATAGGATAGGTACTGCGGAGGTTGAATCGGCTTTTGTAAGCCATCCTGCAGTTGCAGAAGCTGCAGTAATTGGAAAATCAGACCCAATCAAAGGACAGGTCATAAAAGCATTCCTCATACTTAAAGAGAACTATGTACTTAAAACAAAGCTCATAGGAGATTTAAAACAACATGTACGTTATGAACTTGGACCTGTCGCGGTTCTTGGGGAAATAGTACAGGTTGAGAGTCTTCCTAAAACCAGAAGCGGTAAGATCATGAGAAGAGTTTTAAAGGCAAAAGAGGCAGGGGAAGATATTGGTGATACATCAACACTTGAAGAGTAA
- a CDS encoding tautomerase family protein gives MPIAKIEIIQGKSEEYKKVIINGVHKALVQKL, from the coding sequence ATGCCAATTGCTAAAATAGAGATAATCCAAGGGAAATCAGAGGAATACAAAAAAGTTATTATAAATGGAGTTCACAAGGCACTAGTTCAGAAATTATGA
- a CDS encoding tautomerase family protein: MCPLVKIEILKGKSEEYKKAILNGVHNALVEAFGIPEDDRFQRIYELSEDNLEYPPNRTDNVTLIEATILKGRSLKAKKELYTAIVKNLAENPGITSSDITIILLEPPLENWGVRGGKPGSEVDFGFKIDV, encoded by the coding sequence ATGTGTCCACTCGTAAAAATAGAAATCCTGAAAGGAAAATCAGAAGAATATAAAAAAGCAATATTAAATGGAGTTCATAACGCTTTGGTTGAAGCTTTTGGAATACCTGAAGACGACAGATTCCAAAGAATCTATGAACTTTCAGAGGATAACTTAGAATATCCACCAAACAGAACAGATAACGTAACACTCATAGAGGCCACAATTTTAAAGGGAAGATCTTTAAAAGCTAAAAAAGAACTTTACACGGCAATAGTTAAAAATCTGGCTGAAAATCCGGGTATAACTAGCAGTGACATTACGATCATTCTCCTTGAACCACCTCTGGAAAATTGGGGTGTTCGTGGTGGCAAACCTGGAAGTGAAGTAGATTTTGGATTTAAAATAGATGTTTAA
- a CDS encoding phosphatase PAP2 family protein, producing MLENLIGTLNQVDTNLFYMINLNLQNSVFNFLMPIITNAGTDAFWLIIFALIFVFGGEKGRNVAVIGIIALLLGYGITELLKYEIARPRPFTVLSNVHLLVNMGEYSFPSGHAVASFTGCIILGKKYGYLYPLLFFACIIAFSRVYIGVHYPFDVAAGAVIGVICSLLVLHFEVDILKLKNRFVHKS from the coding sequence ATGTTAGAAAATTTAATAGGCACGTTGAATCAGGTAGACACCAATTTGTTTTACATGATCAATTTGAACCTGCAAAATTCAGTTTTTAACTTCTTAATGCCAATTATAACAAATGCAGGCACTGATGCATTCTGGTTGATTATTTTTGCTTTGATTTTTGTGTTTGGGGGTGAAAAAGGTAGAAATGTGGCGGTAATTGGCATAATTGCCCTTTTGCTTGGTTACGGAATAACTGAACTGTTGAAATATGAAATTGCAAGGCCTCGGCCGTTCACTGTTTTAAGCAACGTTCATCTATTGGTTAACATGGGAGAGTATTCATTCCCATCGGGCCATGCAGTCGCATCCTTCACAGGTTGCATAATACTTGGCAAAAAGTATGGATACTTGTATCCTCTGCTATTTTTTGCATGTATAATCGCATTTTCAAGGGTTTATATCGGTGTGCACTACCCCTTTGATGTTGCAGCTGGTGCGGTAATTGGTGTGATTTGTTCGCTTTTAGTACTTCATTTTGAGGTTGATATCCTAAAACTTAAGAATAGGTTTGTCCATAAATCATAG
- a CDS encoding acetate uptake transporter, protein MVENQNKITLKDTTANPAPLGLLGFGLTTVLLNFHNAGFYPMSSMILSMGFAYGGIAQIIASVMEYKKGNTFGMVAFGSYGLFWWSLVFLLMVPSMTFFSTAAKSPVQAADPASLAAYFFMWGIFTLGMFVGTLKKGRGLQVVFITLAVLFFLLTAGEITGIKTITLIAGYEGIFTGLSAVYVGLAEVINEEYGRRVLPV, encoded by the coding sequence ATGGTTGAAAATCAGAATAAGATCACTTTGAAGGATACAACCGCAAACCCCGCACCTCTAGGACTTCTGGGATTTGGACTTACCACAGTCCTTTTGAACTTCCACAACGCAGGATTTTATCCCATGAGCAGTATGATACTGTCAATGGGATTTGCCTACGGTGGAATAGCCCAAATAATTGCAAGCGTGATGGAATACAAAAAAGGTAACACATTTGGAATGGTTGCATTCGGATCATACGGTCTCTTCTGGTGGTCACTGGTGTTCCTCCTGATGGTTCCAAGCATGACGTTTTTCAGCACTGCGGCCAAATCACCTGTTCAAGCAGCTGATCCCGCATCTCTTGCAGCGTATTTCTTCATGTGGGGAATTTTCACCCTTGGAATGTTTGTTGGAACACTGAAAAAAGGAAGAGGACTTCAGGTGGTATTCATAACCCTGGCAGTTTTGTTCTTCTTACTTACCGCAGGTGAAATCACTGGAATCAAAACTATAACTTTGATAGCGGGATATGAGGGTATATTCACAGGTTTAAGTGCTGTGTATGTTGGATTGGCCGAAGTTATAAATGAAGAATACGGTAGAAGAGTTCTGCCAGTATGA
- a CDS encoding MFS transporter: protein MEIDKTIKSKIKLSLFLLLQGQFVSVIGDTIYEIALGFWVLILTGSPALMGILMATSIIPAIILSPFAGVVVDRYNRKKLMIIMDMIRGATIILVAVVALLGNLEVWMVFVAGIILGICGAFFSPAVNSVLPQMVPKDKLQNANSIFGMAYTGADILGNSIGSILFNLIGAPLMFLINGLSFIISGTSISFAKIPKNRESKITSENFIKDIKESFSFIKNLKGLFYILLIFSISSFLEHIAIVLLIPLFQFTPGLGAAKYGFVIASFSLGMFISMILLSTINVPSSRKSWMMLVAVMLSNLCLIAFALTTEFYLMVILLFISGISESVVYVFVFSSIQSIVPEEMMGKVMALVNTLVMALTPFSMIIGGLLAQLISIKTIFMVCFTASLFVFISLFSMSSVRKFINFDPENQHIEDLY, encoded by the coding sequence ATGGAAATTGATAAAACAATTAAATCAAAAATTAAATTAAGTTTGTTCTTGCTCCTCCAAGGGCAATTTGTATCTGTAATTGGAGATACTATCTATGAAATTGCTCTTGGATTTTGGGTACTTATCTTAACAGGTTCTCCAGCTCTTATGGGAATATTAATGGCTACGTCTATAATTCCAGCAATTATATTATCCCCTTTTGCAGGAGTAGTGGTTGATAGATATAATAGAAAAAAACTAATGATTATAATGGACATGATCAGGGGAGCAACTATTATTTTAGTGGCTGTAGTCGCATTATTAGGAAATTTAGAAGTATGGATGGTTTTTGTTGCAGGGATTATTTTAGGGATATGTGGAGCATTTTTTAGTCCTGCTGTAAACTCAGTCCTGCCTCAAATGGTTCCTAAAGATAAATTACAAAATGCTAATTCCATTTTTGGAATGGCATATACTGGTGCAGACATTCTTGGAAATTCAATTGGAAGTATCCTTTTTAATCTTATAGGTGCTCCATTAATGTTTCTAATTAATGGATTGTCTTTTATTATATCTGGAACTTCCATAAGCTTTGCAAAGATACCCAAAAATAGGGAATCAAAGATAACCTCAGAGAATTTTATAAAAGATATTAAGGAATCTTTTTCATTTATAAAAAATTTGAAAGGTCTCTTCTATATTTTGCTCATATTTTCAATTTCCAGTTTCCTTGAGCATATAGCAATTGTGCTTTTGATTCCACTCTTCCAGTTCACTCCGGGACTTGGGGCAGCAAAATATGGATTTGTAATAGCTAGTTTTAGTTTAGGGATGTTTATAAGCATGATATTATTATCAACTATAAATGTGCCTTCTTCTAGGAAATCATGGATGATGCTTGTTGCAGTCATGTTATCTAACCTGTGCCTCATAGCATTTGCTTTAACCACAGAATTCTATTTAATGGTTATTCTATTGTTTATTTCGGGTATTTCAGAATCTGTGGTGTATGTATTTGTCTTTTCATCGATCCAATCCATAGTGCCTGAAGAAATGATGGGTAAAGTGATGGCATTAGTAAATACATTAGTAATGGCACTCACACCATTTTCTATGATAATAGGAGGTCTTCTTGCCCAACTCATCTCAATCAAAACAATATTTATGGTATGTTTCACAGCAAGCCTGTTTGTTTTTATTAGTTTATTTTCAATGTCTTCAGTTCGTAAATTCATTAATTTCGATCCTGAGAATCAACATATTGAAGATTTATATTGA
- a CDS encoding MarR family winged helix-turn-helix transcriptional regulator produces MNDNDIELIMVLLDEIGDKLMKTNKENILKLYENLTITEANTIYAIGTDEPKTMKQIAKTLGVATSTPTRTVDRLLEKGLVKRTVGEKDRRQVLIELTFRCKKLMEDMDKEGLKMTKKLLQNFSDEEIESFKNILLRVNKNINKIP; encoded by the coding sequence ATGAATGACAATGATATAGAATTAATAATGGTTCTTTTAGATGAAATAGGCGATAAACTTATGAAAACAAACAAAGAGAACATATTAAAACTTTATGAAAATTTAACTATAACTGAGGCAAATACAATTTATGCAATAGGAACTGATGAACCTAAAACCATGAAACAAATCGCGAAAACGTTGGGTGTTGCAACAAGTACTCCCACAAGAACTGTCGATAGATTATTAGAAAAGGGATTGGTAAAGAGAACTGTGGGAGAAAAAGATCGTAGACAAGTTTTAATTGAATTAACTTTTAGATGTAAGAAATTAATGGAAGACATGGATAAAGAAGGCCTGAAAATGACTAAAAAACTGTTACAAAATTTTTCAGATGAGGAAATAGAATCATTTAAAAATATATTATTAAGAGTAAATAAAAACATTAATAAAATTCCATAA
- a CDS encoding FAD-dependent oxidoreductase: protein MENVLVVGSGAGGATVARELSKKGVNVTLIEKGPLIKPKKAYQCYENSDVGVELLKTSCLGGTTMVTAGNAVRTCQHTLKKLGVDLEAEFMEAEKDLNVKTLPDSHFGEGTRKLMDAAKSMGFDIQKMPKFINPKLCNPCGKCAFGCPNDAKWTGLKYVEEAKMTGAKIVENTPVTELMIHDGEIVGVKSHEKEFHADVVVLAPGAVETPKLLKKAGLNAGNNFFVDTFVTVGGILKNVKFNSEVQMNALLKCDDVILSPHFSEILVDKLQKYGAKTEDILGIMVKIKDEGSGIVKNDSVTKYSTSKDVGLIAKGSAIAGSILTEAGVDPVTITSTYARGAHPGGTAAIGNVVDKNLETEISGLFVADASVFPHAPGAPPVLTIVALAKRLAKYLTAT from the coding sequence ATGGAAAATGTATTGGTAGTAGGATCGGGAGCCGGTGGTGCAACCGTTGCAAGGGAACTCTCAAAAAAAGGAGTAAATGTTACTCTGATTGAGAAAGGCCCTCTAATAAAACCTAAAAAAGCTTATCAATGTTATGAAAACTCGGATGTGGGGGTTGAACTTTTAAAAACCTCCTGCCTTGGAGGCACAACAATGGTAACGGCTGGAAACGCAGTGAGAACCTGTCAACATACACTCAAAAAGCTTGGTGTTGACCTTGAAGCAGAATTCATGGAGGCTGAAAAGGATCTAAATGTAAAAACTCTCCCTGATTCCCATTTTGGTGAAGGAACCAGAAAATTAATGGATGCAGCTAAATCCATGGGCTTTGATATTCAGAAGATGCCCAAGTTCATAAACCCCAAATTGTGCAATCCCTGCGGCAAATGCGCCTTTGGATGCCCCAACGATGCAAAATGGACAGGCCTCAAATACGTGGAGGAAGCCAAAATGACCGGGGCAAAAATAGTTGAAAATACCCCAGTTACCGAGCTGATGATCCATGATGGAGAAATTGTAGGCGTTAAAAGTCATGAAAAGGAATTCCACGCAGATGTTGTTGTTTTAGCTCCCGGAGCTGTTGAAACGCCGAAACTCTTAAAAAAAGCAGGATTAAATGCAGGAAACAACTTTTTTGTTGACACATTTGTTACTGTTGGTGGAATATTGAAAAATGTCAAGTTTAACAGTGAGGTACAGATGAACGCCCTCCTAAAATGTGACGACGTTATTTTATCACCTCATTTCTCAGAGATCCTCGTGGACAAACTTCAAAAATACGGCGCTAAAACCGAGGACATACTGGGCATAATGGTAAAGATAAAAGATGAAGGTTCCGGAATTGTTAAAAACGATTCAGTAACTAAATACAGCACATCAAAAGATGTTGGACTTATTGCAAAAGGTTCAGCAATAGCAGGTTCCATATTAACTGAAGCCGGTGTTGACCCGGTGACAATTACCTCAACCTATGCCCGGGGAGCCCATCCTGGAGGAACAGCTGCCATAGGTAATGTTGTTGATAAAAACCTCGAAACAGAGATTTCAGGACTTTTTGTTGCTGATGCAAGTGTTTTCCCACATGCTCCAGGAGCACCACCAGTTTTAACTATAGTTGCACTTGCAAAAAGACTTGCTAAATATTTAACTGCAACATGA
- a CDS encoding coiled-coil domain-containing protein, producing the protein MPLLKDTEREQLRQLVKACLLEISKLKIELKKCQNESLKSRTTESIQFKAVKDEVQNQLSKKNEEIKQLETRLDEKNKKLDQLKSIVDEKNEEINQLKSIVDEKSAVIKELENIKTYFKALTEKPKKDLTSFQSQIYQILPEGEETENNLYSHINEIGFTELSRENFAHALRNLERKGYFESKHNNGENMWKKIDK; encoded by the coding sequence ATGCCGTTATTGAAGGATACAGAGAGAGAACAGTTGAGGCAACTTGTGAAGGCATGCCTACTTGAAATTAGCAAGCTGAAGATCGAGCTTAAAAAATGTCAAAATGAGTCATTGAAGTCCAGAACCACAGAAAGCATTCAATTCAAAGCAGTTAAAGACGAAGTTCAAAATCAACTCTCCAAAAAGAATGAAGAGATAAAACAACTTGAAACTAGGTTGGATGAAAAAAATAAGAAATTAGATCAGCTTAAATCTATTGTGGATGAAAAAAATGAGGAAATAAATCAGCTTAAATCTATTGTGGATGAAAAAAGTGCTGTTATAAAAGAGCTTGAGAACATCAAGACTTATTTCAAGGCTCTTACAGAAAAACCAAAAAAAGATCTCACCTCATTCCAGTCTCAAATATACCAGATCCTTCCTGAAGGTGAGGAAACTGAAAATAATCTTTATTCCCATATAAATGAAATAGGGTTCACGGAACTATCACGTGAAAACTTCGCACATGCTTTGAGGAACCTTGAAAGAAAGGGATACTTTGAATCCAAGCATAACAATGGCGAAAATATGTGGAAAAAGATAGATAAATGA